From a region of the Candidatus Methylomirabilota bacterium genome:
- a CDS encoding NUDIX hydrolase codes for MADSDRPHPHARAPWQTRSTRPVYENHWIKLREDVALLPDGRTTIYGVVDAGECVGVLPFTNADTVLLVGQYRYVAQGFYWEIPTGSQHAGESLEQAAQRELAEEAGREAGQLVKLCDFHTSKSIMRETAHLYLARDLRPASRPPDATEFLERREFPFAEVVRMVERAEIKDSMSVIAILHAARLRGG; via the coding sequence CCGCACGCGCGCGCGCCGTGGCAGACGCGCTCGACGCGCCCCGTTTACGAGAACCACTGGATCAAGCTGCGCGAGGACGTGGCCCTCCTTCCCGACGGCCGCACCACCATCTACGGGGTCGTGGACGCGGGGGAATGCGTCGGCGTCCTGCCCTTCACGAACGCCGACACCGTCCTTCTGGTCGGCCAGTACCGCTACGTCGCGCAGGGCTTCTACTGGGAGATCCCGACGGGCTCCCAGCACGCCGGCGAAAGCCTCGAGCAGGCGGCCCAGCGCGAGCTAGCGGAGGAAGCGGGGCGCGAGGCGGGCCAGCTGGTCAAGCTCTGCGACTTCCACACCTCGAAGAGCATCATGCGCGAGACCGCGCACCTCTACCTGGCGCGCGACCTGCGCCCGGCCTCCCGCCCGCCGGACGCGACGGAGTTCCTCGAGCGGCGCGAGTTCCCCTTCGCCGAGGTCGTGCGCATGGTCGAGCGCGCCGAGATCAAGGACTCGATGAGCGTCATCGCCATCCTCCACGCCGCGCGCCTGCGCGGAGGCTGA